From a single Bacillus pseudomycoides DSM 12442 genomic region:
- the queA gene encoding tRNA preQ1(34) S-adenosylmethionine ribosyltransferase-isomerase QueA: protein MDINLFDFHLPEELIAQTPLEQRETSRLMVLDRETGDIEHKHFTDILSYLHEGDCLVLNETKVMPARLHGVKEDTGAHIEVLLLKQEDGDKWETLVKPAKRVKEGTIISFGEGKLKATCIGTADQGGRQLEFSYDGIFYEILDELGEMPLPPYIKETLEDRDRYQTVYAKEIGSAAAPTAGLHFTEELLEKLKKKGVHLAFITLHVGLGTFRPVSADTIEEHHMHAEYYHMSEETADLLNRVKENGGRIITVGTTSTRTLETIATDHDGKLCATSGWTDIFMYPGYEFKAIDGLITNFHLPKSTLIMLVSAFASRENVLHAYNEAVKEKYRFFSFGDAMFVASHAKERSK from the coding sequence ATGGATATTAATCTGTTTGATTTTCATTTACCAGAAGAACTCATTGCCCAAACGCCGCTTGAACAGCGCGAAACATCAAGATTAATGGTGTTAGACCGTGAAACAGGTGATATAGAGCATAAGCATTTTACTGACATTCTTTCTTATTTACATGAGGGTGATTGTTTAGTTTTAAATGAAACGAAAGTTATGCCTGCTCGTTTGCATGGTGTGAAAGAAGATACAGGTGCACATATTGAAGTGCTTCTTTTAAAGCAAGAAGATGGAGATAAGTGGGAAACGCTTGTAAAGCCAGCTAAACGTGTAAAAGAAGGAACTATCATTTCTTTTGGTGAAGGAAAGTTAAAAGCAACTTGCATTGGAACAGCTGATCAAGGTGGCCGCCAGCTTGAGTTTTCATATGACGGTATCTTTTATGAAATTTTAGATGAACTTGGAGAAATGCCGCTTCCTCCATACATTAAAGAAACACTGGAAGACCGTGATCGTTATCAAACGGTATATGCGAAGGAAATTGGTTCTGCAGCAGCGCCGACAGCTGGGCTTCATTTTACAGAAGAATTATTAGAGAAATTGAAGAAAAAAGGCGTTCATTTAGCATTCATTACGCTTCATGTTGGCCTTGGTACATTTAGACCAGTGTCTGCGGATACAATTGAAGAACACCATATGCATGCTGAGTATTATCATATGTCAGAAGAAACAGCAGATTTGTTAAATCGTGTGAAAGAGAACGGCGGTCGTATTATTACTGTTGGTACAACGTCAACACGTACACTAGAAACAATTGCTACAGATCACGATGGTAAGCTTTGTGCGACATCGGGATGGACGGATATTTTTATGTATCCAGGATATGAATTTAAAGCAATTGACGGTTTAATTACAAACTTCCATTTGCCAAAATCAACATTAATTATGCTTGTAAGTGCATTTGCAAGTAGAGAAAATGTCCTTCATGCTTATAATGAAGCAGTAAAAGAAAAATACCGTTTCTTTAGCTTCGGTGATGCGATGTTCGTTGCATCTCATGCTAAAGAAAGAAGTAAATAA
- the tgt gene encoding tRNA guanosine(34) transglycosylase Tgt has product MTAIRYEFIKTCKQTGARLGRVHTPHGSFDTPTFMPVGTLATVKTMSPEELKAMDSGIILSNTYHLWLRPGHEIVREAGGLHKFMNWDRAILTDSGGFQVFSLSDFRRIEEEGVHFRNHLNGDKLFLSPEKAMEIQNALGSDIMMAFDECPPFPATFEYMKKSVERTSRWAERCLKAHERPQDQGLFGIVQGGEFEELRRQSAKDLVSMDFPGYAVGGLSVGEPKDIMNRVLEFTTPLLPDNKPRYLMGVGSPDSLIDGAIRGIDMFDCVLPTRIARNGTCMTSQGRLVVKNAKFARDFGPLDPNCDCYTCKNYSRAYIRHLMKCDETFGIRLTSYHNLHFLLNLMEQVRQAIREDRLGDFREEFFEQYGFNKPNAKNF; this is encoded by the coding sequence ATGACAGCAATTCGTTATGAATTTATTAAAACATGTAAACAAACGGGTGCCCGTTTAGGTCGCGTTCATACACCGCACGGCTCATTTGATACACCAACATTTATGCCAGTTGGTACACTTGCGACAGTTAAAACAATGTCACCAGAAGAGTTAAAGGCGATGGATTCTGGCATTATTTTAAGTAATACGTATCATTTATGGCTTCGTCCAGGTCATGAAATTGTACGTGAGGCAGGTGGATTACATAAATTTATGAACTGGGACCGTGCAATCTTAACGGATTCTGGTGGTTTCCAAGTGTTTAGTTTAAGTGATTTCCGTCGTATTGAAGAAGAGGGGGTTCACTTCCGTAATCACTTAAATGGAGACAAGTTATTCTTATCACCAGAAAAAGCGATGGAGATTCAGAATGCATTAGGTTCAGATATTATGATGGCATTTGATGAATGCCCACCGTTTCCTGCTACTTTTGAATATATGAAAAAATCTGTAGAACGTACGAGCCGCTGGGCAGAGCGTTGTTTAAAAGCTCACGAACGTCCACAAGATCAAGGGTTATTTGGGATTGTACAGGGCGGAGAGTTTGAAGAACTTCGTCGCCAAAGTGCGAAAGATCTTGTTTCAATGGACTTCCCTGGTTATGCAGTAGGTGGATTATCAGTTGGGGAACCAAAGGATATTATGAACCGCGTACTGGAATTTACAACACCGCTTCTTCCAGACAATAAACCACGTTATTTAATGGGGGTAGGTTCTCCTGACTCATTAATTGATGGTGCAATTCGTGGTATTGATATGTTTGACTGCGTACTTCCAACTCGTATTGCTCGAAACGGTACATGTATGACAAGTCAAGGACGTCTTGTTGTGAAAAATGCGAAGTTTGCAAGAGACTTTGGCCCACTTGATCCAAATTGTGATTGCTACACATGTAAAAATTATTCTCGTGCGTACATTCGTCACTTAATGAAGTGTGATGAAACATTCGGAATTCGGTTAACGTCTTATCACAACCTTCATTTTCTGTTAAACTTAATGGAGCAGGTGAGACAAGCCATTCGTGAAGACCGTCTTGGCGATTTTCGTGAAGAGTTCTTTGAACAATATGGCTTTAATAAACCGAATGCTAAAAACTTCTAA
- the yajC gene encoding preprotein translocase subunit YajC has product MNPGMMNIVMIVAMFAIFYFLLIRPQQKRQKAVAQMQSEIQKGDAIVTIGGLHGTIESVDDTTIVIKSGGSHLTFDRNAIREVVKK; this is encoded by the coding sequence ATGAATCCAGGTATGATGAATATTGTCATGATTGTTGCGATGTTTGCGATTTTCTATTTCTTATTAATTCGCCCGCAGCAAAAGCGTCAAAAGGCAGTAGCACAAATGCAAAGTGAAATCCAAAAAGGTGATGCTATCGTAACAATCGGTGGCTTACACGGCACAATTGAATCGGTAGATGACACTACGATTGTTATTAAATCTGGTGGTTCACACTTAACATTCGATCGCAATGCGATTCGTGAAGTTGTGAAGAAGTAA
- a CDS encoding DUF2905 domain-containing protein, translated as MTDMPKLLITAGILLIVVGVAWKFIGRLPGDIFVKKGNVTFYFPIITCIVLSIVLSFVMYIINRFK; from the coding sequence ATGACGGATATGCCAAAGCTGCTTATTACAGCTGGTATTCTTCTCATTGTCGTTGGAGTAGCTTGGAAGTTCATCGGAAGGCTTCCAGGCGATATTTTTGTGAAAAAAGGAAACGTTACCTTTTATTTTCCGATCATTACATGTATTGTGTTAAGTATTGTATTATCTTTTGTTATGTATATCATAAATCGATTTAAATAG
- the ruvB gene encoding Holliday junction branch migration DNA helicase RuvB, producing the protein MDERLLSGESAYEDADLEYSLRPQTLRQYIGQDKAKHNLEVFIEAAKMREETLDHVLLYGPPGLGKTTLANIIANEMGVNIRTTSGPAIERPGDLAAVLTALQPGDVLFIDEIHRLHRSIEEVLYPAMEDFCLDIVIGKGPSARSVRLDLPPFTLVGATTRAGALSAPLRDRFGVLSRLEYYTVDQLSAIVERTAEVFEVEIDSLAALEIARRARGTPRIANRLLRRVRDFAQVRSDGTIAMEITQMALELLQVDKLGLDHIDHKLLLGIIEKFRGGPVGLETVSATIGEESTTIEDVYEPYLLQIGFLQRTPRGRIVTPLAYEHFGMDMPGV; encoded by the coding sequence ATGGACGAACGTCTTCTCTCAGGAGAATCGGCATATGAAGATGCGGACTTAGAATATTCGTTACGGCCACAGACGCTCCGTCAATATATTGGCCAAGATAAGGCGAAACATAATTTAGAAGTGTTTATTGAAGCAGCGAAAATGCGTGAGGAAACATTGGATCACGTACTATTATACGGGCCACCAGGACTTGGGAAAACGACGCTTGCGAATATTATTGCCAATGAAATGGGCGTTAATATTCGAACGACGTCAGGTCCAGCAATTGAACGCCCAGGAGATTTAGCGGCAGTATTAACGGCGCTTCAACCTGGTGATGTATTATTTATTGATGAAATTCATCGTTTGCATAGGTCAATTGAAGAGGTACTATACCCAGCAATGGAGGACTTTTGTCTTGATATTGTGATTGGGAAAGGCCCATCAGCACGTTCAGTAAGGCTTGATTTACCGCCGTTTACGCTGGTTGGCGCAACAACGCGCGCTGGTGCATTATCAGCACCGCTTCGTGACCGCTTTGGTGTGTTATCACGGTTAGAGTATTATACAGTAGATCAACTATCAGCGATTGTAGAGCGTACAGCAGAAGTGTTTGAAGTTGAAATTGACTCATTAGCTGCTTTAGAAATTGCAAGGCGTGCACGAGGTACGCCGCGTATCGCAAACCGATTACTAAGACGTGTTCGTGACTTTGCACAAGTTCGAAGCGATGGAACGATTGCGATGGAAATTACACAAATGGCATTAGAACTATTGCAAGTCGATAAACTAGGGCTTGATCATATCGATCATAAATTATTGCTTGGTATTATTGAAAAGTTCCGTGGTGGTCCAGTGGGATTAGAAACGGTCTCAGCGACAATTGGGGAAGAGTCTACGACGATTGAAGATGTGTATGAACCATATTTACTACAAATTGGGTTTTTACAACGAACGCCAAGAGGACGAATTGTAACGCCACTCGCTTATGAACATTTCGGAATGGATATGCCAGGGGTATGA
- a CDS encoding TIGR04086 family membrane protein translates to MDGTKKLSTAIGFGIITLLILASITSMLIALLLKFTDISEGTLAITIFILALLSMLISGFIAGKKAQGKGWFVGFTTGLIFAILVFLVNYLGFSHALSNSQLLYQLGLMGVSTLGGIFGVNMSKRTD, encoded by the coding sequence ATGGATGGAACGAAAAAATTATCTACAGCAATCGGATTTGGGATTATCACTTTATTAATATTGGCTTCTATTACAAGTATGTTGATTGCTCTTTTATTAAAGTTTACAGATATAAGTGAAGGAACATTGGCTATAACCATTTTTATACTCGCTCTTCTTTCCATGCTCATATCCGGGTTTATCGCTGGCAAAAAAGCGCAAGGAAAAGGATGGTTCGTCGGATTCACAACCGGACTTATCTTTGCCATTCTTGTTTTTCTCGTTAATTACTTAGGTTTCTCTCACGCATTATCTAATTCACAGCTTCTTTATCAACTTGGGTTAATGGGGGTAAGTACACTCGGAGGCATATTCGGCGTTAATATGTCAAAGCGTACAGATTGA